From a region of the Pongo pygmaeus isolate AG05252 chromosome 5, NHGRI_mPonPyg2-v2.0_pri, whole genome shotgun sequence genome:
- the TAAR5 gene encoding trace amine-associated receptor 5, which translates to MRAVFIQGAEEHPVAFCYQVNGSCPRTVHTLGIQLVIYLACAAGMLIIVLGNLFVAFAVSYFKVLHTPTNFLLLSLALADMSLGLLVLPLSTIRSVESCWFFGDFLCHLHTYLDTLFCLTSIFHLCFISIDRHCAICDPLLYPSKFTVRVALRYILAGWGVPAAYTSFFLYTDVVETRLSQWLEEMPCVGSCQPLLNKFWGWLNFPLFFVPCLIMISLYVKIFVVATRQAQQITTLSKSLAGAAKHERKAAKTLGIAVGIYLLCWLPFTIDTMVDSLLHFITPPLVFDIFIWFAYFNSACNPIIYVFSYRWFRKALKLMLSQKVFSLQTRTVDLYQE; encoded by the coding sequence ATGAGAGCTGTCTTCATCCAAGGTGCTGAAGAGCACCCTGTGGCATTCTGCTACCAGGTGAATGGGTCTTGCCCCAGGACAGTACATACTCTGGGCATCCAGTTGGTCATCTACCTGGCCTGTGCAGCAGGCATGCTGATTATCGTGCTAGGGAATTTATTTGTGGCATTTGCTGTGTCCTACTTCAAAGTGCTTCACACGCCCACCAACTTCTTGCTGCTCTCCCTGGCCCTGGCTGACATGTCTCTGGGTCTGCTGGTGCTGCCCCTCAGCACCATTCGCTCAGTGGAGAGCTGCTGGTTCTTCGGGGATTTCCTCTGCCACCTACACACCTACCTGGACACCCTCTTCTGCCTCACCTCCATCTTTCACCTCTGTTTCATTTCCATTGACCGCCACTGTGCCATCTGTGACCCCCTGCTCTATCCCTCCAAGTTCACAGTGAGGGTGGCTCTCAGGTACATCCTGGCAGGATGGGGGGTGCCTGCAGCATACACTTCCTTCTTCCTCTACACAGATGTGGTAGAGACAAGGCTCAGCCAGTGGCTGGAAGAGATGCCTTGTGTGGGCAGTTGCCAGCCGCTGCTCAATAAATTTTGGGGCTGGTTAAACTTCCCTTTGTTCTTTGTCCCCTGCCTCATTATGATCAGCTTGTATGTGAAGATCTTTGTGGTTGCTACCAGGCAGGCTCAGCAGATTACCACATTGAGCAAAAGCCTGGCTGGGGCTGCCAAGCATGAGAGAAAAGCTGCCAAGACCCTGGGCATTGCTGTGGGCATATACCTCTTGTGCTGGCTGCCCTTCACCATAGACACGATGGTCGACAGCCTCCTTCACTTTATCACACCCCCACTGGTCTTTGACATCTTTATCTGGTTTGCTTACTTCAACTCAGCCTGCAACCCCATTATCTATGTCTTTTCCTACCGGTGGTTTCGGAAAGCACTCAAACTCATGCTGAGCCAGAAGGTCTTCTCACTGCAGACACGCACTGTTGATTTGTACCAAGAATGA